Genomic DNA from Manihot esculenta cultivar AM560-2 chromosome 15, M.esculenta_v8, whole genome shotgun sequence:
TGGATTCTGAAAATTGGTCCTTGATTATCAAAACTGAAATGGATTGACTACAATTCAATCAACTCAATCTGCAACCTTACCTGCCAGCTCATCTCCCACCGTTGTTGCTGCATTCTTCTTGTTCTAGCAGTGACTATAGGACATGCCCACAAATGCATCCACGACAGGGATCAACCTATTTTGATATTTGAggaattttattcaaataataaaaatgggtACAAGCTTATTTACATTTTCCAGTGATAAAGAAGTAAATTTCTAGGTTTTATTGATTTCATGCATTAACTGCAGGCTTTGAAGCTTGAAGAATTTGGAGTGAGTGGATCAAATGCTGAAAATGTTTGTTATTTACGAGATTTAGCTGATGCAGAAAGGCTTGTTAATGTGATGCAATCATGTGCTGGTGGGAATGCTGTCGTCATTGGTGGTGGCTACATTGGAATGGAGTGTGCTGCATCTTTGGTGATCAATAAAATCAACGTGACTATGGTTTTCCCTGAAGCACATTGCAGTAAGCACCCTCACCCTGATACTCCTTAATCCTTTTGATGTTTCAAAGTTCTGATATGTAAAACCTTTCAAATCAACCATGGTGATTCAACTTTTAAATTTGTCATGTAAGAATTCATTATTGTACTTGAAATGTCTTTCCAGAAAGCATCCTGACGCCGCAAAGAGAACTGTTAGGTTCTCTCTTATTTCTTGTTTTAGTTTTGACATGATAGCAAGTCACAGTAGTGCTTGGTGGTTTTGATTTTGCAGTGGCCCGATTGTTTACACCCAAGATTGCTAGTTATTATGAGGATTATTACAAATCTAAAGGAGTAAAATTCATCAAGGGAACTGTCTTATCATCTTTTGATATGGATTCCAATGGAAaggtaaatataaaatttgcaCTGCTTAGCAATCATAAAGGAATGCAAAAGGCTGGATGATTTTAATGTGTTAGAAGTCTGAAAACAAATCTTTGTGCGTGCATGTTTATGAAATTGGACTTTCTGTATTTTTCCCATGGTAATAGCCATGGAAATGTTGGCTTATTTTTTCAACTGTTTGCTAATCTACTCACTTCTACAATCTTCAGGTCACAGCTGTTAATCTTAGAGATGGAAGTCGGCTACCTGCCAACATGGTTGTGGTAGGAATTGGAATACGTCCAAACACAAGTCTCTTTGAAGGCCAACTAACTTTGGAAAAGGGTGGGATCAAGGTGAATGGTCGAATGCAGACAAGCAACAGCTCAGTCTATGCTGTAGGAGATGTTGCAGCATTTCCTGTCAAGCTTTTTGGTGAAACTCGTAGGCTTGAGCATGTTGATTCAGCTCGAAAATCAGCAAGACATGCTGTTTCTGCGATAATGGAACCAAAGAAAACAGATGACTTTGACTACCTGCCATTTTTCTATTCCAGGGTCTTCGCTTTGTCTTGGCAGTTTTATGGAGACGCTGCAGGGGAAGCGGTGCATTTTGGGGATTACTCGGGAAGTACGATTGGAGCATACTGGATAAGCAAAGGTCATCTTGTTGGATCATTCCTTGAAGGTGGAAGCAAAGAAGATTACGAAGCTATAGCGAATGCCACCAGACTAAAGCCAGCAATCAAGGACTTGACTGAGCTAGAAAGACAGGGTTTGGGTTTTGCATTGACAATTAGCGAGAACCCACTTAGATCTCCCCCTGGTAATGTTGGTGGTTCTAGCCTCATTTTGGAAAAACCATTGTATGCTTGGCACGCTACGGCAGGTGTTATTGTAGCGGCATCAGTAGCTGCATTTGCATATTGGTATGGAAGGAGGCGCAGGAGGTGGTGAAGAAAGTTGACGAATTCTTTAGGTGAACTCTATGATCACATTGTTGTAGCATTGATAGGTATAGTTGATTT
This window encodes:
- the LOC110602725 gene encoding monodehydroascorbate reductase 4, peroxisomal codes for the protein MGRAFVYVILGGGVSAGYAALEFTRRGVSRGELCIISEEPVPPYERPALSKGCLLPETPARLPSFHTCVGANEERLTPKWYKEHGIELVLGTRVKSADVKRKTLLTAAGETISYKILIIATGAQALKLEEFGVSGSNAENVCYLRDLADAERLVNVMQSCAGGNAVVIGGGYIGMECAASLVINKINVTMVFPEAHCMARLFTPKIASYYEDYYKSKGVKFIKGTVLSSFDMDSNGKVTAVNLRDGSRLPANMVVVGIGIRPNTSLFEGQLTLEKGGIKVNGRMQTSNSSVYAVGDVAAFPVKLFGETRRLEHVDSARKSARHAVSAIMEPKKTDDFDYLPFFYSRVFALSWQFYGDAAGEAVHFGDYSGSTIGAYWISKGHLVGSFLEGGSKEDYEAIANATRLKPAIKDLTELERQGLGFALTISENPLRSPPGNVGGSSLILEKPLYAWHATAGVIVAASVAAFAYWYGRRRRRW